In the Candidatus Aegiribacteria sp. genome, ATGGCGTTATAACATCCATGAACTGGACGAATGGCAGGGGGATACACTGAGTTTCAGATGGGAAACCAATGGAAATTCCAGTGATCTTTATATCGATGATATAAAAATAGAGATATGGGAGGAGAACGAATTCGTAGATCTTGGTGTTCCTGTCAGTTCCTATACTTTCGCAACCCATGAGAGTGGAGAATTCTGGTACAGAACAGTGGCAATGGACCCGGACTTCGGTCCCGGCTGGCCTTCCGATGCGGTTGCGGCACAGGTAACCAGCACAGGTATCTCAGGTGGTGTGGTGGGTACTGGAATCACTCGTCTTGGTCATTTCTGCCCCAATCCAGCTTCATGTGCGACCTCGATTCCGATAACGATTTCCTCTGCATCCGAAGGGCTGACCTCACTGACCCTTTACGACCTTGCGGGAAGGCAGGTAATTGATCTGTCTTCACAGCTTGAAGGAAGAGGATTGAACACCGTTATCTGGGATTGCAGCGATTCCCGCGGGAATGCGGTATCCGGAGGTATTTATTTCATCGTTATTGATGCGTCGGACCTTGTGCAGACAAGGAAAATTGTCGTTCTAGAACAGTAGTGATTTGATTTAAGGGGTTATTCATATGAAGCAGCTGGACGGGATCAGAAATATTCTATCTGCTATCACAGACGCTGTTGTGCTCGTTGATTCCAAGAAACGAATAACTTTTATGAACGCGGAAGCGGAAAAACTTACAGGATTCAGCGCTGAGGATGCGGCGGGGAAGGATATCTGGGAGGTCTGCGTCTTTATCGAGCAGAATACACGAAAATCGGTTACAGATGATATAGATGAAATACTGCTAAGGGATGGATACTTGAATTTTCCCGTGGCTACTGTAATCATCCCCAGAAAGGAAGATGAAATACTGATAAGAGGAGGTGTCTTCCTGTCAGATCATTCGCTGGGAAATCCTGATGCTATTGAAGGTGTGGTTTTCAGGAATGTCAGCTCAAGATGGTTAATGGACACGTCTATGCAGAGAAACCAGAAGGCTGAAGCCATCAGGATTCTTGCAGGAGGTATCGCGGACAACCTGAACGATCTTCTTACAGTTCTCCTGGCGAGGTTGTCCGTGATAAGCAGAAACCATAATGACAGAACCGCCGTTTTCAGGTCCATCCGCGATTCGAAGAAGATTATCGGCAAGATCAGTTCGATGATATCCAGTCTATCTCCCAGAGAGGATCCGGGGAACATTAACAGTAAGAATATCTGTCTTTTTAAGAATGTCATCAGGAGCAGCCTGGAAATTTTTACTGCTGCTTTTCCAGATCTTAATATAGAGCTGGCCTATCCTGACCGGACAGGTTATACAAGCATTCCTTCCGGGTTTGTGGAGCAGATAGTCGTGAACCTCATTATGAATGCCGGGGAGGCAGTCAGTGGTGATGGCACCATAAGTATCACAGCGTGCAGGATAGATCTTCCGCAGGAAATAAAACCTGTAAATGCGGGAAGCTACGTAATTCTATCTGTAAATGACGATGGATGCGGTATTTCAGACGAGAATCTTACCAGAATTATTGATCCATTCTACACCACCAAGCGAAAGCAGGGCGGTCTCGGATTATCTGCCGTATATTCAATTGTGAACAGTTATAAAGGCTATATCGCTGTCAGATCCAAACTTGGTGAGGGTTCGTCTTTTTCTGTATATCTGCCGGCAGCCCCTGGAATTGTTACTGAGACCGCCAGCGATGTTATCCCCGGAGTTTTTATCGCAGGCTTTGAACAAATGGAGGAACAGCTGCTCAGCAGAATTCTGGAAGCAGTTGGCTGTACAGTTTTGCCTGTAACAGCTGAAAGTATTAAGGAAAATTCGATTCCGGAAGATGCAAAGGCTGCGGAGTATAAGCTACTGCTGACCGATTACGATTTCTATATGTCAGAAATCGACCTGTTCACAGATTTGGATATCCTGGAAAATGTGAAAATCGCTGTCATTAACGAATCTTATCATGTACCGGATAACGTGGATTCGAACATAGTGTTCATCAGAAGGCCTTTAGGGATTGACAGTGTTGCCGCGGCTGTTACCAGGTGCGCCTGGGCAAGGCCTGTAGAAACGGTGAAGGTTGGCGGAAGTGAAGATTAACTGTACACAGTGCGGGGCAGAACAGGTTGTTATTGAAAGCAATTTTTTCCTCAGATGTCCCTACTGTGACGCCAGGATTATCGTTGATCCTCCTGAGAATACTCCGGCATTGATCGAACCAGCCGTTCGGGAAGAATATGTAAGGAGGC is a window encoding:
- a CDS encoding PAS domain-containing protein; its protein translation is MKQLDGIRNILSAITDAVVLVDSKKRITFMNAEAEKLTGFSAEDAAGKDIWEVCVFIEQNTRKSVTDDIDEILLRDGYLNFPVATVIIPRKEDEILIRGGVFLSDHSLGNPDAIEGVVFRNVSSRWLMDTSMQRNQKAEAIRILAGGIADNLNDLLTVLLARLSVISRNHNDRTAVFRSIRDSKKIIGKISSMISSLSPREDPGNINSKNICLFKNVIRSSLEIFTAAFPDLNIELAYPDRTGYTSIPSGFVEQIVVNLIMNAGEAVSGDGTISITACRIDLPQEIKPVNAGSYVILSVNDDGCGISDENLTRIIDPFYTTKRKQGGLGLSAVYSIVNSYKGYIAVRSKLGEGSSFSVYLPAAPGIVTETASDVIPGVFIAGFEQMEEQLLSRILEAVGCTVLPVTAESIKENSIPEDAKAAEYKLLLTDYDFYMSEIDLFTDLDILENVKIAVINESYHVPDNVDSNIVFIRRPLGIDSVAAAVTRCAWARPVETVKVGGSED